A genomic stretch from Dyella sp. M7H15-1 includes:
- a CDS encoding type III pantothenate kinase has product MKLLLDLGNTRLKWAMAKGDGWSAHGAVGWNEGVTAVLIPAWKSLASPRCVLGASVVDTAREAQLEAIVKDIFARDIAWVQTPTEACGVHNAYAEPQNLGVDRFLAMVAAYASGHAPCIMAGIGTALTLDALTADGQHLGGLIAPGPWLMQQSLLGATARVRPEHPGAIRYVANNTADAVMSGCWHAAAALIERFARNIASQYPHGALRLLLDGGGADALLPLLDMPAEVAVDSVLRGLLVWVESHPVPGSP; this is encoded by the coding sequence ATGAAACTCCTGCTCGATCTTGGCAATACCCGCTTGAAATGGGCCATGGCAAAGGGCGATGGCTGGTCCGCACACGGCGCTGTGGGATGGAATGAAGGTGTTACCGCAGTGCTCATTCCAGCTTGGAAGTCCCTGGCATCACCACGATGTGTATTGGGCGCATCGGTGGTGGATACAGCACGCGAAGCACAGCTTGAAGCCATCGTCAAAGATATTTTTGCGCGCGACATCGCATGGGTGCAGACACCCACCGAAGCATGCGGCGTGCACAACGCGTATGCCGAACCTCAGAACCTTGGCGTGGATCGCTTCCTGGCGATGGTTGCGGCTTATGCGTCGGGGCACGCACCTTGTATCATGGCAGGCATCGGTACAGCACTTACACTTGATGCGCTGACCGCAGACGGCCAGCATTTGGGCGGCTTGATTGCGCCGGGTCCATGGTTGATGCAGCAATCCCTGCTCGGCGCGACTGCACGGGTACGCCCCGAACATCCCGGCGCGATACGCTATGTGGCGAATAACACCGCTGATGCCGTGATGTCGGGTTGTTGGCACGCCGCGGCCGCGCTGATCGAACGCTTCGCGAGAAATATCGCCAGCCAGTATCCGCACGGCGCACTGCGCCTGCTGCTGGATGGTGGGGGTGCCGATGCACTGCTGCCCTTGCTGGATATGCCCGCTGAGGTTGCCGTCGATAGCGTGTTGCGTGGCCTGCTTGTGTGGGTCGAATCACACCCGGTTCCCGGCTCGCCCTAA
- a CDS encoding DUF2303 family protein, translating to MDIQLIQQTAVDAARANRLAGEDRAVILPQGCEVKSLEHLMVGRSRYRGKLVTSTLADFVSYVKAHAPADAFVDIDHMAATAFFNLGTSDMSGHGDYTATLKLPPTAAFSALNRIDGQKLTQKDLAEWLEDWHEFLTAEYAEGDATLARAITAVRKVTVKSITENSTTVTNVSSARSTMEEIEAKSDNGLPAGFNFVCEPYLGLTPRTFRLVFSVITKDDKPVFAMRWQQREATIEKIAKEFKSVLAEQLGDAAVLTIGTFQP from the coding sequence ATGGATATCCAACTGATTCAACAGACCGCCGTGGATGCGGCCCGCGCCAACCGCCTGGCTGGCGAAGATCGCGCCGTGATCCTTCCCCAGGGCTGCGAGGTAAAGAGCCTCGAACATTTGATGGTGGGTCGCTCGCGCTACCGCGGCAAACTCGTCACAAGCACCCTTGCCGACTTCGTGTCTTATGTCAAAGCGCACGCGCCTGCCGATGCGTTTGTGGATATCGACCACATGGCGGCCACCGCTTTTTTCAATCTGGGCACATCCGACATGTCCGGCCACGGCGACTACACCGCAACCCTCAAATTGCCGCCCACCGCTGCCTTTTCCGCACTCAACCGGATCGACGGCCAAAAGCTGACGCAGAAAGACCTGGCCGAATGGCTCGAAGACTGGCACGAATTTCTGACCGCCGAGTATGCGGAAGGTGACGCAACGCTGGCCCGCGCCATTACCGCCGTGCGCAAGGTCACCGTCAAATCCATCACCGAAAACAGCACCACCGTGACCAATGTCTCGTCGGCGCGCTCGACCATGGAAGAAATCGAAGCGAAGTCCGACAACGGCTTACCGGCCGGCTTCAACTTCGTATGCGAACCGTATCTCGGTCTCACCCCGCGTACGTTCCGCCTGGTTTTTTCCGTCATCACCAAAGACGACAAACCCGTGTTCGCCATGCGCTGGCAGCAGCGTGAAGCAACGATCGAAAAGATCGCGAAGGAGTTCAAGTCGGTGCTGGCAGAGCAACTTGGCGATGCCGCTGTGCTGACTATCGGCACATTTCAACCGTAG
- a CDS encoding VVA0879 family protein: MTKPARTLKRLSLDEFHSLLDGQGVAEEDIALICPRCECVQSARDLITAGAGATPAAVARYFGFSCVGRFTGAPGPRNVPDGNPCDWTLGGLFSLHRLEVVTDDGVVHPCFEPATPEQAQMHAACSIAEKDFA; encoded by the coding sequence ATGACTAAGCCAGCCCGCACTCTTAAGCGCCTCTCTCTTGACGAGTTTCATTCCTTGCTGGACGGCCAGGGTGTCGCTGAAGAAGACATCGCCCTTATCTGTCCAAGGTGCGAATGCGTGCAATCCGCACGTGACCTGATTACCGCCGGGGCCGGGGCAACACCTGCAGCAGTCGCACGCTATTTTGGGTTTTCCTGTGTCGGCCGCTTTACTGGCGCACCAGGACCGCGCAACGTGCCAGATGGCAACCCGTGTGATTGGACGCTGGGTGGATTGTTCTCGCTGCATCGGTTGGAAGTGGTAACCGATGATGGTGTCGTGCATCCCTGCTTTGAACCTGCCACGCCGGAACAGGCGCAAATGCACGCGGCATGCTCTATCGCTGAAAAGGACTTTGCATGA
- a CDS encoding biotin--[acetyl-CoA-carboxylase] ligase yields the protein MQPQQILAILATGEALSGSRLAAEAGLTRAAIWKQIEALRHRGVPIESVGSAGYQLPWPIQMLDESSIRAELPVVIARRIGALDLYWEIDSTSSELQRRGSAAPDFSIVMAETQTAGRGRRGRSWLSPPGLNLYVSCLKRFDAGFASLSGLSLATGVIVLRAVHALGIVGPRLKWPNDVLAEGGKLAGILVELSGEYQGPCAAIVGIGLNLRLTEALREQARQPVSDLAMLTHGVPPDRNRMAATLIASLVEGLDQFERAGFAAFVDDYAEHDALHGVPLRISSAAGEFDGVGAGIDVRGALQVRTAAGMQRIDSADVTVRRA from the coding sequence ATGCAACCGCAACAAATTCTGGCCATCCTGGCTACCGGCGAGGCTCTTTCGGGTTCTCGCCTGGCCGCCGAAGCGGGTTTGACCCGGGCCGCCATCTGGAAACAAATCGAAGCTTTGCGCCATCGCGGTGTACCTATCGAGTCGGTAGGCTCAGCGGGTTACCAGTTGCCGTGGCCGATCCAGATGCTGGATGAGTCGAGCATCCGTGCCGAATTGCCGGTCGTGATAGCACGCCGGATCGGTGCGCTGGATCTTTACTGGGAGATCGACTCCACCTCCAGTGAATTGCAGCGCCGCGGCAGCGCCGCTCCAGATTTCAGCATCGTGATGGCTGAGACGCAGACAGCAGGACGTGGCAGGCGAGGGCGAAGCTGGCTCTCGCCGCCTGGCTTGAATCTGTATGTGTCGTGCCTCAAGCGTTTCGACGCGGGCTTTGCTTCGCTTTCGGGTTTATCGCTGGCGACTGGCGTAATCGTGTTGCGCGCAGTGCACGCACTGGGCATTGTCGGTCCGCGCCTAAAGTGGCCCAACGATGTGCTTGCCGAGGGAGGCAAATTGGCGGGCATCCTGGTGGAACTGAGTGGCGAATATCAGGGACCGTGCGCAGCGATTGTCGGGATTGGCCTCAATCTGCGCCTGACTGAGGCGCTGCGTGAGCAGGCAAGGCAGCCCGTGAGCGATCTCGCCATGCTCACTCATGGTGTGCCACCCGATCGCAATCGCATGGCGGCAACCCTGATTGCCAGCCTGGTTGAAGGTTTGGATCAATTCGAGCGCGCTGGTTTTGCGGCCTTTGTCGACGATTACGCCGAACACGATGCCTTGCATGGTGTCCCGCTACGCATCAGTAGTGCGGCTGGTGAATTCGATGGCGTGGGGGCTGGCATTGATGTGCGCGGCGCATTGCAGGTCAGAACGGCAGCCGGCATGCAGCGCATCGACAGTGCTGACGTAACGGTGCGCCGCGCATGA
- a CDS encoding replicative DNA helicase, which produces MNTAFAPERVPPDVGALRMPPQAIDAEQAVLGGLMLDASALTKISDWLGEGDFYRRDHQLIYRAICALVERGAPVDAVTLGYWFEAAGLDALAGGPGYLIEVADATPSAANIVAYAEIVVEKARLRQAIGVGQAIAAKAFEFSADSQQIVAEAQHALAQMQVSKLRGALEPVKDAMREMYADLLARYQQGQGIGGIPTPWDAFNDWTDGLQRQTLYLMGARPSMGKSAFAIQLALHAAGLGFHTAVFTVEMSAKQCMARAVSCQGRIPFGWVLKPNDSDPDAALYWSRLEQATAAILGMPLLFDATPALTRAQLEARCRRAHLHRKLDLIVVDHIHDMYIDPERARFEYEAIAQTGKTLAKELDCAVLMFCQLSRKLELRADKRPMMSDLRESGGLEQKGDVIAFLYRDEVYHPDSPLKGSTEIIRGKGRDRGTGAPLVLQTALDMMRLENWIGPLPVDDRQTHTRPSHGGFR; this is translated from the coding sequence ATGAACACCGCTTTCGCACCCGAACGCGTCCCTCCTGACGTGGGCGCTCTACGCATGCCACCACAGGCGATCGATGCCGAGCAAGCCGTGCTTGGCGGGTTGATGCTCGATGCTTCCGCGCTGACGAAAATCAGCGATTGGCTTGGCGAGGGTGATTTCTATCGTCGCGATCATCAGTTGATTTATCGAGCGATCTGCGCGCTGGTCGAACGTGGTGCGCCGGTGGACGCGGTGACGTTGGGTTATTGGTTCGAAGCGGCCGGGCTGGATGCATTGGCCGGTGGCCCGGGTTACCTGATTGAGGTGGCCGACGCCACGCCCAGCGCAGCGAACATCGTGGCCTATGCGGAAATCGTTGTGGAGAAGGCACGCCTTCGCCAGGCGATCGGCGTGGGTCAAGCCATCGCAGCCAAGGCGTTCGAGTTCAGCGCGGATTCGCAGCAGATTGTGGCCGAAGCGCAGCACGCGCTGGCGCAGATGCAGGTGAGCAAGCTGCGCGGCGCGTTGGAGCCGGTGAAAGACGCCATGCGCGAGATGTATGCGGATCTGCTGGCGCGCTATCAGCAAGGGCAGGGCATCGGCGGTATCCCTACGCCATGGGATGCCTTCAATGATTGGACGGACGGCCTGCAGCGACAGACGCTATACCTGATGGGCGCAAGGCCAAGCATGGGGAAGAGTGCTTTCGCCATTCAACTGGCGTTGCATGCCGCCGGGCTGGGTTTCCATACCGCCGTATTTACTGTGGAAATGAGCGCTAAGCAGTGCATGGCACGTGCTGTGTCGTGCCAGGGGCGCATTCCCTTCGGATGGGTGCTCAAGCCCAACGACAGCGACCCGGATGCGGCGCTGTACTGGTCGCGCCTGGAACAAGCAACCGCCGCCATTTTGGGTATGCCGCTGCTCTTTGACGCGACACCGGCCCTTACGCGGGCACAGCTGGAAGCCCGCTGCCGACGTGCGCACCTGCATCGCAAGCTGGATTTGATTGTGGTGGATCACATCCACGATATGTACATCGATCCGGAGCGTGCGCGCTTCGAATACGAGGCCATCGCGCAGACGGGCAAAACGCTGGCGAAAGAGCTGGATTGCGCCGTACTGATGTTCTGCCAGCTTAGTCGCAAGCTGGAATTGCGTGCGGACAAGCGGCCGATGATGTCGGATCTGCGCGAATCGGGCGGTCTGGAGCAGAAGGGCGACGTGATCGCGTTTCTGTACCGCGATGAGGTGTATCACCCCGATTCACCGCTGAAAGGCAGCACGGAAATTATCCGCGGCAAAGGTCGTGATCGCGGTACCGGCGCACCGCTGGTGCTGCAAACCGCCCTGGACATGATGCGCCTGGAAAACTGGATCGGCCCACTGCCGGTGGACGACCGCCAAACACACACACGCCCCTCGCATGGAGGTTTTCGATGA
- a CDS encoding helix-turn-helix domain-containing protein produces MDAKTYFLQADGKLSRKCGELRRVAGLCKVTPYYLYMVISGHKTASPELAANLEHATKGQVDRRITLPDFPWDPPEHQKAGHDAPGSTCQRAA; encoded by the coding sequence ATGGATGCCAAAACCTACTTTCTCCAAGCCGATGGGAAGCTCTCGCGAAAGTGCGGGGAGCTGCGTCGGGTGGCCGGCCTGTGCAAGGTCACCCCGTATTACCTGTACATGGTGATCAGTGGCCACAAAACCGCGAGCCCCGAACTCGCGGCCAACCTCGAACATGCAACCAAGGGGCAGGTGGACCGTCGTATCACCCTCCCTGACTTTCCGTGGGACCCACCTGAACATCAAAAGGCAGGCCATGACGCTCCTGGTTCTACGTGTCAGCGGGCTGCCTAA
- a CDS encoding DNA cytosine methyltransferase, translating into MADGNITTARTKTKVRKTLIADLWCGAGGTITGAVRAAKQMGMQLEVVSVNHWPTAIETHARNYPGCRHHCADLENARPLELVPEGYLDALIASPACTFHSRARGGKPVNDQQRMDPWHVVRWCTELRVKRIMVENVPEFMKWGPCSLVTGRPIPSREGEYFRAWCDALRAIGFRLDYRVICCANYGDATTRERFFLIGCSDAKPLRWPEPTHARSATADLLGSRQQWRGAVEIIDWSTPGKSIFRRKKPLAPNTLRRILAGAKRYQWPEPYIEALQALLDGHEPVLDVPGEAVDPILLHLRGTRPEQLQRSAKDISQPIPTLTAGGEHVGLVMAFGSGGTARELSEPVPTITTGGNGASPHFIEPLLVSPPNGFQIRGAQSTEQPVPAATTRGAGYMTTSILAPYYSSGSGLTAQSVQQPVPAITTKGRFGMAEPVMIRTDQTGSGPNAVRSANDPVHTVVSKQNAGVAQPFVFPLTHHGECRVYSVDDPLRTVTGANRGELAIARPAADTYRIDILYRMLNYRELARAMSFDDGDEVYDFAGNNTEITKQIGNAVPCRTAAALFRALMEDA; encoded by the coding sequence ATGGCAGACGGCAATATCACCACCGCTCGCACAAAGACAAAGGTGCGCAAGACGCTGATCGCCGACCTGTGGTGCGGCGCGGGTGGCACCATCACCGGCGCCGTGCGCGCGGCAAAGCAGATGGGCATGCAATTGGAAGTCGTGTCGGTCAACCATTGGCCCACGGCTATCGAGACGCATGCACGCAACTATCCTGGCTGCCGCCATCACTGCGCCGATCTTGAAAACGCCCGGCCTTTGGAACTGGTCCCGGAAGGCTACCTGGATGCATTGATCGCTTCACCCGCATGCACGTTCCACAGCCGTGCACGTGGCGGCAAGCCCGTGAACGATCAGCAGCGCATGGACCCGTGGCACGTCGTGCGCTGGTGTACCGAACTGCGGGTGAAGCGGATCATGGTTGAGAACGTGCCCGAATTCATGAAATGGGGTCCGTGCAGCCTGGTCACCGGGCGGCCGATTCCTTCCCGTGAAGGCGAATACTTCCGCGCTTGGTGTGACGCACTGCGCGCGATCGGCTTTCGCCTCGACTATCGCGTTATCTGCTGCGCCAATTACGGCGACGCCACGACACGCGAACGGTTCTTTCTGATCGGGTGCAGCGACGCTAAACCGCTGCGCTGGCCTGAGCCCACGCACGCCCGAAGCGCCACCGCCGATCTACTCGGCTCCCGCCAGCAATGGCGCGGTGCCGTCGAAATCATCGACTGGTCGACGCCGGGCAAATCCATATTCAGGCGCAAGAAGCCCCTGGCACCCAACACGCTGCGCCGCATTCTCGCAGGTGCGAAGCGATACCAGTGGCCTGAGCCATACATCGAAGCACTGCAAGCACTGCTGGATGGTCACGAGCCCGTATTGGACGTACCGGGCGAAGCGGTAGACCCGATCCTGTTGCACTTACGCGGTACGCGCCCCGAGCAGTTGCAGCGATCGGCGAAGGACATCAGTCAGCCGATACCCACACTCACGGCCGGCGGCGAGCATGTCGGTCTGGTCATGGCGTTCGGCTCCGGCGGCACTGCGCGGGAGCTTTCAGAACCAGTGCCCACGATCACCACAGGTGGGAACGGCGCATCACCGCATTTCATTGAGCCGCTACTGGTGTCGCCGCCCAATGGCTTCCAGATTCGCGGAGCCCAGAGCACGGAGCAGCCTGTACCAGCAGCCACCACACGCGGCGCCGGCTACATGACCACTTCCATCCTGGCGCCTTACTACAGCAGCGGCAGCGGCCTCACTGCGCAATCCGTGCAACAACCTGTGCCAGCCATCACCACCAAGGGACGGTTCGGCATGGCCGAGCCTGTGATGATCCGCACCGACCAGACCGGCAGCGGACCGAATGCCGTACGTAGCGCCAACGACCCCGTGCACACGGTTGTGAGCAAGCAGAACGCCGGCGTGGCCCAGCCGTTCGTATTTCCCCTCACGCATCACGGCGAATGCCGCGTCTACAGCGTAGACGATCCTCTCCGCACAGTTACAGGCGCCAACCGTGGCGAGTTGGCTATCGCCCGGCCTGCTGCCGACACGTACCGCATCGACATCCTCTACCGGATGCTCAACTACCGAGAGCTCGCACGCGCGATGTCATTCGATGATGGCGATGAAGTGTACGACTTCGCCGGCAACAACACCGAAATCACCAAGCAAATCGGTAACGCCGTGCCATGCCGCACCGCGGCCGCGCTGTTTCGTGCGCTGATGGAGGACGCATGA
- a CDS encoding integrase: MTRGRKRKHEPTIPGHIDQKKIPKGIYWDRRDKVWYTIQHTPKARRQRVTGPNALLSELHKISEELSGVNKKSLAWLLEQFHGSRQFKELAARTQANYTYLARITKATTTAIGPLGTLDVARMTPEFWQRLVDRIANDTPTQANQILRYVRRVFRWGVNRGHCNHNPAQGVEQAKERQQRRLPAAEVYARVLQFAQARGERAAHSEGSVAPYLWIAMELAYLLRLRGIEVITLTDANASQEGVTTNRRKGSRDNVVRWSPRLRSVWDAAVAYRKQAVTKHARPTPLLPRDHFLLVSQKGTPLRKSSLDTAWQRLMITAMREGILTAEQRFSLHDLKRKGITDTPGTRADKQLASGHRDQSMLDVYDLSLPVVDPSVPD; the protein is encoded by the coding sequence ATGACCCGTGGCAGAAAGCGAAAGCACGAGCCCACCATTCCGGGGCACATCGATCAAAAGAAGATCCCGAAGGGAATCTATTGGGATCGACGCGACAAGGTTTGGTACACCATTCAACACACCCCGAAGGCGCGTCGTCAACGTGTCACCGGGCCAAATGCGCTTCTTTCCGAGTTGCACAAAATCAGCGAAGAGCTTTCAGGCGTCAACAAAAAGAGCCTTGCTTGGCTGCTGGAGCAATTTCACGGAAGCCGACAGTTCAAAGAGCTTGCAGCGCGCACGCAGGCCAATTACACCTATCTCGCTCGCATCACGAAGGCCACCACGACCGCAATCGGGCCGCTTGGCACGCTCGACGTCGCCCGCATGACCCCCGAATTTTGGCAGCGCCTGGTTGATCGCATCGCCAACGACACCCCGACCCAAGCTAACCAGATCCTGCGTTACGTGCGCCGCGTGTTTCGCTGGGGTGTCAACCGCGGCCACTGCAATCACAACCCTGCACAGGGGGTCGAACAGGCCAAAGAGCGCCAACAGCGTCGTCTGCCAGCCGCCGAGGTCTATGCGCGCGTGCTGCAATTTGCGCAGGCGCGCGGGGAGCGCGCTGCGCACTCTGAGGGTAGCGTGGCGCCCTACCTGTGGATCGCCATGGAGCTGGCGTACCTGTTGAGGCTGCGGGGCATTGAGGTTATTACGTTGACCGACGCCAACGCATCCCAGGAAGGTGTCACCACCAACCGGCGCAAAGGCAGTCGCGATAACGTAGTGCGGTGGTCACCGCGACTGCGCAGCGTATGGGATGCGGCCGTGGCATATAGAAAACAGGCGGTGACGAAACACGCGCGCCCGACGCCGCTATTGCCCAGAGATCATTTCTTGCTGGTCTCGCAGAAGGGTACGCCGCTACGCAAATCAAGCTTGGACACCGCCTGGCAACGGCTCATGATCACAGCCATGCGCGAAGGCATCCTCACTGCCGAGCAGCGCTTCTCCCTCCATGACCTAAAGCGCAAAGGCATCACCGACACGCCTGGCACACGCGCCGATAAGCAGCTTGCCAGCGGCCACCGGGACCAATCCATGCTCGACGTGTACGACCTGAGTTTGCCCGTCGTAGACCCATCGGTACCGGATTGA
- a CDS encoding VRR-NUC domain-containing protein encodes MRTSLARRRNVTPIEHDEQVMLIRWTRLATVAHPELDLLYAIPNGGERNKIIAAKLKAEGVRKGVPDLHLPVPRAGYCGLYVEMKRRKGGVVSEEQRVWIARLAEQGHRVEVCKGWEQARDVIVSYLAAA; translated from the coding sequence ATGCGCACGTCGTTGGCACGTCGCCGCAACGTCACGCCGATCGAGCACGATGAGCAGGTGATGCTTATCCGGTGGACGCGCCTTGCGACGGTGGCGCACCCGGAACTGGATTTGCTGTACGCCATCCCCAACGGTGGTGAACGCAACAAAATCATTGCGGCCAAGCTCAAGGCTGAAGGGGTGCGCAAGGGTGTGCCGGATCTGCACCTGCCGGTACCGCGCGCTGGCTACTGCGGCTTGTACGTGGAAATGAAACGGCGCAAGGGTGGTGTGGTGAGTGAAGAGCAGCGGGTGTGGATCGCGCGGCTGGCCGAGCAGGGGCATCGCGTGGAGGTGTGCAAGGGATGGGAGCAGGCGCGGGATGTGATCGTGTCGTATCTGGCGGCAGCTTGA
- a CDS encoding MASE1 domain-containing protein produces the protein MQGITFLRGVLVILGYTALYIAAREASVTHWVLSAGLRFTAMLFLPARMWPFVIAGDLIGSLYYRSYRLDEYGFAWLFTAVALPPIATLIPVIALRKIRWLAGDLQLPKLTLRLLNAMAAAAALNAAVSVGAMELVHYSASTVRMPEGPIYYYGIFMLGNLMGALVIAPAGLLLLLARRRRARQLIGNINAGFGHEIAASITLLAGLIYAYYSLESAQNQDIARLLMLVPAVWMTCRYGWVGAVALTVLGNIALRLTLIQVSDLNLLESQVLLALCSSMLLVFGAIITRLRTVATLHQVQSGSYLQLARRNLLQADMRAHRLAKDMQHRHGMNNRVGDPSCLFDSSSASHATAAAAARWFRTTKRTEVQRTIDAMDLSMIESRGIISALTYGPLAKLLFEENISFAARLSSNAASLPRDLQLVIYRLCYSFTVSLARDHNAARIAVRLSVPRHSASAILAIRARPARWHEKRRELPDTYLDDEEVDAIVRTFHGRIHDDRAGPRRSISIILRTWLHHCS, from the coding sequence ATGCAAGGGATCACATTTTTGCGGGGCGTGCTTGTCATACTCGGCTATACCGCCTTATATATCGCCGCGCGGGAAGCATCGGTTACGCACTGGGTATTGTCAGCTGGCCTGCGGTTCACCGCTATGCTTTTCCTCCCGGCACGCATGTGGCCTTTCGTTATTGCTGGCGACCTCATCGGTTCCCTGTACTATCGCAGCTACCGCCTGGACGAGTATGGCTTTGCATGGCTTTTCACAGCGGTGGCGCTGCCTCCCATAGCGACTCTCATACCGGTTATCGCCTTACGCAAAATTCGCTGGCTCGCGGGTGACTTGCAGCTTCCCAAGCTGACGCTGAGATTGCTCAATGCCATGGCAGCCGCCGCGGCTTTGAATGCAGCCGTCAGCGTGGGTGCAATGGAGCTAGTCCATTATTCGGCCAGTACCGTTCGAATGCCAGAAGGCCCTATTTACTATTACGGCATTTTCATGCTCGGCAACCTCATGGGCGCGCTCGTCATTGCCCCTGCTGGGCTTCTGCTGCTGCTTGCACGAAGGAGGCGCGCAAGACAGCTCATTGGCAATATCAATGCCGGCTTCGGCCATGAGATCGCCGCCAGCATCACCTTACTGGCGGGGCTTATTTACGCATACTACTCGCTTGAATCAGCGCAAAATCAGGACATTGCCCGATTGCTGATGCTCGTCCCTGCCGTGTGGATGACCTGTAGATATGGATGGGTGGGCGCCGTTGCCTTGACGGTGCTCGGAAACATTGCACTACGCCTTACTTTGATTCAGGTAAGCGACCTCAATCTCCTGGAGTCGCAGGTGCTTCTCGCCCTCTGCAGCTCAATGCTACTCGTCTTCGGCGCCATCATTACGCGGCTTCGCACAGTAGCAACGCTGCATCAAGTGCAGAGCGGGTCTTATTTGCAACTTGCCCGCAGAAACTTGCTTCAAGCCGACATGCGCGCACATCGTCTTGCAAAGGACATGCAGCACAGACATGGTATGAACAACCGTGTCGGTGACCCTTCATGTCTATTCGACTCGTCCAGCGCTTCGCATGCAACTGCGGCGGCGGCAGCACGATGGTTTCGAACCACCAAGAGAACCGAGGTTCAGCGAACCATTGATGCGATGGACTTGAGCATGATCGAATCGCGCGGCATCATAAGCGCACTCACGTACGGGCCGCTCGCAAAGCTTCTTTTTGAAGAGAATATCTCATTCGCCGCAAGGCTGTCGTCAAACGCCGCTTCTCTACCGCGCGACCTGCAACTTGTCATCTACCGGCTATGCTACTCATTTACTGTGAGCCTAGCGCGCGACCACAACGCCGCACGCATCGCTGTCAGGCTGTCAGTGCCCAGGCATAGCGCCTCGGCGATTCTCGCCATTCGTGCCCGCCCAGCGCGTTGGCATGAGAAACGACGCGAGCTTCCAGACACATACCTCGATGATGAGGAAGTAGACGCAATCGTCCGAACGTTCCACGGGCGCATACATGACGATAGAGCTGGACCACGGCGCTCCATTAGCATTATTTTACGGACTTGGCTGCATCATTGCAGTTGA
- a CDS encoding SPOR domain-containing protein, with product MFFRLLFVVLIALNIAVGAWLLLGQNETHAHFATDPGVPKLRLLSELPAPAVTSAHTAFVVASASAATNTSSSASPNALSYACMALGPFATQEDLRIARNALGSQVQRMRTRQEQATQTKGWWVHLPPSPNHAMALARARQLGAHNIQDYFVVGSGDNQNTVSLGLFKDPANARKRRDDIDAAGFQVQMSERTETVLEYWLDLIPVDSNHFDWRSQIHDPGIGLHSTGCF from the coding sequence ATGTTCTTTCGCCTGTTGTTCGTGGTGCTGATTGCCCTCAATATTGCCGTCGGCGCATGGCTGCTGCTGGGCCAGAACGAAACGCATGCCCATTTCGCCACCGATCCAGGCGTGCCGAAACTGCGACTCCTGTCCGAATTGCCAGCGCCCGCGGTGACGTCGGCGCACACAGCTTTCGTCGTGGCATCCGCATCAGCGGCCACGAATACGTCAAGCTCGGCGTCCCCGAATGCGCTCAGTTACGCCTGCATGGCCTTGGGGCCGTTCGCAACCCAAGAAGACCTGCGCATCGCCCGCAACGCGCTAGGTTCGCAAGTGCAGCGCATGCGCACACGGCAGGAACAGGCCACCCAGACCAAGGGTTGGTGGGTCCATCTGCCGCCCAGCCCGAATCATGCGATGGCACTGGCCCGGGCGCGTCAGCTCGGCGCGCACAACATCCAAGATTACTTCGTGGTGGGCTCCGGCGATAACCAGAACACTGTGTCATTGGGCTTGTTCAAGGATCCTGCTAACGCACGCAAGCGGCGCGATGACATCGACGCAGCCGGTTTTCAAGTTCAGATGAGCGAGCGCACCGAAACCGTGCTGGAATACTGGCTGGACCTGATCCCGGTCGACAGCAACCACTTCGACTGGCGCAGCCAGATTCACGATCCGGGCATCGGTTTGCACAGTACTGGCTGTTTTTGA